The nucleotide sequence CTGGAATGGCGCAGAGGCCGTATGGGATTGGAAGCTCGGCATCTTCAAGATTGTCGCAGCGACCGTCCTGCGTGAAATAATAACCCCGCGTCCAGGTGCCGCAGGTGCCGAAAGCGTAGAGGGCCGTTAACCAGGGAAGCTTTGAAAGGGCGACGTAAGTCTCGCCTTGCTCCCAAGTGGCGCTGGGTTTGTGGGCGAAGTAGCAAAGCAGGCGACCGTCGGGGGAGAGATCGCAACGGCGCGGAAAGATGCGTCCCCGCAGCCATGCACCGGGTTTATATTGTCGCTGTACGAGATCCCAGCAGCCCACATGGGACCAGTTGCTGGGACCGCGCCGAAACACCGCCACAATCGGTGCCTCAGTTGCTGGAATGCAATAGATCCGGGGGGCACGCTTCTGTTTGTCACTAACCATTCGTCGCCAGCCTGGGTCCTGCAGTCGGACTACATTCAGTTTAATTTTTCAAGCACACCCCTTGCCATCCCAATCCCCTGTGCTACTGTGTCTAGTTGAATTCGCTCGAACTGAGAGAACCGAATGGACGCCCCCACCATCGCCGTCGAGCACTTAACTAAAGAATATGGCGACTTCACTGCCATCCGCGACCTCAACTTCACCGTCGCCTCCGGCGAAATCCTCGGCTTCTTAGGCCCCAACGGCGCAGGCAAAACCACCTCTATGCGCATCCTCGCCGGCTACCTGCCCGCCACCTCCGGCACTGCCCGCATCGCTGGCTACGACGTGTCCGAGCAATCGATGGACGTGCGCCAGCGCATCGGCTACCTGCCCGAAACCCCTCCTCTCTACATCGACATGACCGTCGAAAGCTACCTCAACTTTGTCGCCGAAATTAAAGGTGTTTCCGCAGGCGATCGCCCCCAAAGCGTCGATCGGGCCATCGATCGCTGCAACCTCGCAGAAAAACGCCACAGCCTCATCCGCAAATTATCCAAAGGCTTCAAACAGCGGGTCGGCATCGCCCAAGCCCTCGTCCACGATCCCCCCGTCATCATCCTGGACGAACCCACCGCTGGCCTCGATCCCAAACAGATTATCGACGTTCGCAACTTAATCAAAAGCCTCGCAGGCGAACACACCATCATCCTCTCCACCCACATCCTGCCCGAAGTCAGCATGACCTGCGATCGCGTCGCCATTATCGATCGCGGCCGCGTTGTCGCCACCGGTACCCCCACCGAACTGACCGAACAACTGCAAGAACAACAGCAACTGCATCTCACCGTCGCTGGCGATCGCGATACCCTCACTGCCACCCTCGCCGCTTTCCCCGAGCTCCAGATTGCTAGCCTCGATGCCATCCCTGCCGCCGACAATCGTTGGAGCCTGACCCTGCAACATCCCCCCGCAGGCGATCGCTGGATCGCCCGCGTGGCCGCCGCCCTCGTGGGGGCCAATCTGGAGCTGTATGAAATGCGTCAATCACAAGCATCGTTAGAAGATATCTTCTTGCACTTGACCACCCAAGAACCCACTGCAGACCCTATCTCCGTACCCACAGCAGCCTAATGCGAAATACCCTAGCCATCTTGCGCAAAGAACTGCGGGGCTACTTCGGCTCCCCCACCGCCTACATCGTCACTGCCGCCTTTTGGGTGTTGGCCGGTTTCTTTTTTACTCAAATCTTGGCCGATATCCTCAACGCTTCTTCTCAGGCGGACTTTTTTGCCGCTCAATTGGGGCGCGGGCAGGGCTTCGATGCAGGCACCCAGTTCCTGCAGCGGTTTTTAGGGGCCATTGTGCTCCTGTTCCTGTTTGTCTTGCCCATGCTCACCATGGGACTCTATGCCGAAGAACGGCGGCGGGGCACGATGGAGCTATTGGCCACCTCCCCCCTCACCAACCTGTCAGTGGCGATCGGCAAGTGGTTGGCCTCGCTGTTGTGGTGCGTGACGATGCTGCTGCCCTTTTTCGTCTTGGAGGTGCTCGCCCTCAGCAGCGCCGAGCCGGGGATGAACTTTGCCCTGTTGGCCGCCGCCCATGTGGGTTTATTGATGATGGCCTCCGCCATCTTGGCCCTCGGGTTGTTCGTCTCCTCCCTCACCGACAACACCCTGATTGCAGCGGTTGGAACGTTCAGTATGGTGCTGCTGCTGTGGGTCATCGATGCGCTAGCGGGAAACAGGACGGGGGCGATCGCCAGTGGGCTGCGCCACTTATCTTTATTGCGCCACTACGAAAGCTGGCTGCAAGGGATTGTCACCAGCGATAGCTTGGTGGTGTTTGCCGGTTTGACGGTGTTTGGCTTGTTTTTGACGGTGCAGTCAGTGGAGGCACTGCGGTGGCAGACGCGCTGATGGAGCCTGCTGAAAGCAGTTTTGCTGAGTGAGCTGCCGAGAACAGTGTTGAGGAATTGGGCATGAAGTGGTTTGGCACGAGTTTGGGACTGGTCGGTGGGGGGGCGATCGCTGCCGGTATTTTTCTCGGATTGGCCGGTTGGCCTTGGCATGCGCCGTTAGTCGCAGTCCCCACCCTTGCAGGATTGGTGCTGGTGCTGATTTGGGTGTTGACCCACCTGAGCCAACTGCGCGCCCTAGTGGGCTTGCGATCGACCCAAAGCAACTTAAATGTATTCGTGTCCGTCATCGCAGTCGCGGTCATTCTGGGGGCGATCAATCTCTTGGCAGCCCGCTATTCGGTTCAGTTCGATCTGACTGAGGCGCGACTGTTCAGCCTTGCCCCCCAAACCGAAACAGTGGTGCGCGAGCTGAGCCAACCGATCCAAATTTCGGTCGTGAGCGACATGCCCTCAGCCAACCTTCGCCGCCGTCTAGAACAATATCGCCGCCTCAATCCCGACCGGGTTCAGATCGAATTCGTCAATCCCCGCAGCAATCCCATCCGCACCGAACAACTGCAGGTCTCTGCCAACAACACCATTGTTGTTACCGCAGGCGATCGCCAACAGCAATTTCCCCAACCCAACCCCCTCAGCCTGGAAGTCAGTCTCACACCTATCTTGCTGCAGTTGACGAGCGAAGGCGATCGCACCATTTATTTTGTCCAGGGACATGGCGAACTGCCCCTAGAAGTTTCGGGCAACAGGCCCGCAATGTCTCAGGCCATTGAGGCCCTCGATGCCGAAGGGTTCGAGACCGAACCCCTCAACTTAATCGCATCGGCAACGGTTCCGGCGGATGCGGCTGCCGTGGTGGTGGCTGCACCGCAACAGGCATGGTTGCCAGCAGAGGTGGAACGCTTGCAGGCTTACTTAAAAGAGGGCGGGCGGCTGCTCTTGATGGTGAATCCCTTTAGCGATCCCCAATTGGATTCTCTGTTGCAGGATTGGGGCATCGAGCTGGCAAACGACGTGCTGGTGGAGGCGAGTCCGGTGAGTCAAGTGTTTGGGGCGGGACCGACGGTGGCGCTGGTTACCCGCTATGGCGATCATCCGATTACTACCCCCTTAGTGGATGGGGGACTGGTAACGTTTTTCCCTTTTGCCCGCAGCTTGTCTGCAGTCGAAGGAATCGAAGCTACTCCTCTACTCAGCACCAGTGACGAAAGCTGGGGGGAATCGGATTTGGACAATCCGCAACTGCAGTTCGATCCGGAGAATGGCGATCGCCTCGGTCCCCTTACTCTCGGGCTGGCGATCGTGCGGCCCGTGATTGAGGATATTGCTGAAGACCCGGCGGAAGCCGCCAGTCAACCTGAAGTGCCGGAGGGATCGGCAGCCGCCCGCGAGGAGGCTCCGGCCCGCGAGGCCCGACTGGTGGCGATCGGCAATGCTGGCTTTGTCTCGGATGGGGCGATCGCTCAATTGGGCAACCGCGATCTGTTCCTCAACACCATCAACTGGCTGGCCGATCGCAACGCTGCCATCACCATCCGCCCCAAATCGCCCACCAATCGCCGCTTCAATCTCACCATTACAGATTTGCAATGGCTGCGACTGTTTTCCGCCATTGTTCTACCGGCGTTTGCCCTCAGCATGGCAGGCTATCTCTGGTGGCAGCGACGCTAGCGGGAGGCAATGATGAAACGAAGTACGACAATTTTGGCGATTGTTGCTTTCGCCTGCGCTGCTGCGGTAGCCATAGTGGAATTGGGGCCGAGACGAGCGCAACAGATTCAACAGGACAATCGTCGCCGCCTCTTAGCCACAACACCTGAGGCCATTTCTCGCCTGTCCCTGCTGGTGGATGGCGAAGCCGTCGAGCTCGAACGTCTCGGCGATACCGCATGGCAAATCCTGCAGCCCATCTCCAGCCCAGCAGAAACCGTTACCGTGCAATCCCTGCTCGAAACCCTCACTTCTGCCACTGCCGAGCCAATCGATGCCGATCCGGCTGACTTAACCCCCTTTGGCCTCGACCGGCCCCAGCAAATCTTTACCCTCGCCTTACCTGAAGGTGTCCTGACCAACATCGCGATCGGCTCCGAAACCTTCGATAGCTCCGGCCTCTATGCCCGCGTCGATGAGGGTCCCATCCGCATCCTCGATCGCACCGTCGAAACCCAACTCACCCCCAGCCTATTCGCCCTGCGGGATAAGACCCTAGCCGCTTGGCCCGTCGAAGATCTCGTGGCCCTGTCCATCCGCAATTCCAACACCGAGATTGCCCTTGCTCGGCAAGCCTCGGCCTGGACAATTGAAGCCCCCCAAAGGCTCGACCCGGATGGCGATGCCCTAGCAGAATTATTCAATCAGTTGAGATTCGTGCAAGCCAGTAGTTTTGTCTCCGAAACCAAAACCAATCTGGCCAACTACGGCCTCGATGCTCCGGCCATAGAGCTGATCGCTCGCTTCACCAACGGCGGCACCCAAACCCTCTCCCTCGGCATTGCCACCAACAGTGCCGCGCCATCCATATTTGCCACCTCCACGACCACCGAGGCGATCGCCACGCTACCCCGCGATACCGTCGATCGCCTGCCCACCTCTTTACTGGAACTGCGGGATAAATCCCTCGGTCCCATCTCCGTTGCCCCGATCGGCCAGATGACGATCGAGGCAGCCGATCCAACCCTCCGCCGCACCCTCACCCCCTCCAATAACCCCGAAGCTTTGTTCGACGACTGGGTACTCTCCGACCAGCCCGATCGCGCCATTTCTGCCGAAAACCTCCTCACTCCATTGATTGATGCCAGAGCCATCGACTTCGTGCCCCCCGACGATCTCGATGCCACAGCAGCCCTCTCCAACCCGTCAATCGCCCTAACCTTCCAGCCAATCGAAGAGATCGGCAATGCTCCCCTCGTGCTGGAATTTGCGCTCCAGGGCGATCGCCTCTACGTTCGCAGCAGCGCTCGCAGCGATATTCTCCTGCTCGATCCCGCCTTCTACGACCTGCTCGCAGCCGCCCTCGGCACCCTCAAACCCCTCAGTTCCGATCGCGACGCGCCACTGGGGCACCTGAGTTCGATAGCTCTGATGGCCCTCACCCCGGCCCCTCTCCCAAGTTTGGAGGAAGAGGTTAGGGGATGGGGGCCAGACGCGAATGGTACTGAATAGAGCCTGAGTTTTTAGCGCTCGATCCGCTACAGAAACGGATATTGTAGACTCGATCGCTACTTCGCTAAGGCTGTATCTCGGTCATTGTTCCGATTCTTGCTAGACTGCTGCTCAGCCACAAATTGCTTGTTGGAAAGGTAAGCCTTGAGATCTTGACCCAATTGAGCGCGATCGGTCTTGTTCAGTTGGGACAGGTCGATCTTGATTGCTTTCGTCATATGTAAAGTGATAAGAAGTCGTAAACATTTGCCAAATCAGCTTAACACAGGGATGGAGACCCACCGAATCTAGGGGTGAAAAGGCAGATGCAACCCTGACGGGCCAGGGAATCGGAAGAGAAGCCGAGATTGTCAGAGCCCAAACCGCTCCCGATAGAACGGGACTCTAGCCAAAGACTCTCGGCGATCGCTCACAAACTGATACTCGTCTTTCAAAAGCTGCTGTACGGTCTCTGCCACCGTCAAGACGTCCTCGAAGGGATACACCTTTACAAACTGGGCCTTCATATTGCGAAAAACAGTATTGAAGCAATGCATCTGCCCGTGATACTGGAATTGAAAGCAAGCCCACCGAGCGATTGCTGCCGAGAGAGGGCGAATCGTTTTCACTTCAAAGTGGAGAGGCACTGCTGGAGCAATGCGCTCGATCGGAGCAAAGGGCAATCCTGCGGGGGCGATCGCTCCCACTTTCAGGCTGTGCAGAGTGGCCGCAATCCGACCGTCAGATACAATCCAGCCCTGGGAATCGTAGATCCGCTTTCGGACGGACACCTGTTGGAAGGTTGTCCTGGGTTCGCTAGCGATCGTGCTGGTGGGAACCACCACCTGAAAGCCACCGAGATCGGCGATCGCCACCTCGCTAATCGCCCCCGCGATCGAAACTGACTGTACTGGCATGAAAACCTAATCCAAGTTACTAAAATGACGTATTTAACGAACTCCCCAAAGGCACGATCGGGCGATCCCGGAACCTATATAACCAAAATCGTATAAAAAAACTAGAAGATGGGAATACGCAGATAAAGATACTCTAATGAGGATGACAGTCACACACTTATAATTTTTTTGAACCGCTGTCTGATGCCGCTGCCAACGGATAACAGCATTGGACAAACAGGTCCAATCTTGTGGAGAGACAGGTATAAATACTGGTTAAAGATTTAGTCTGGAGATCTTCCGCGATCTGACAATATAGCTCGGCAAGCCAAACAATCGTCTGTCAAACCAACAAACTGGCTAAGTGCCGAACTCGATCCACTGCGGGTTTGCTCAATTCGCCCAGAGTTTGGAGAAAGTTCGGGTGTGTCATACCAGAGCCCAAGAATGTCCAGCGGTAAGATACTTGCTGAGTAGCTCGGATGGCCTGTTTCTCCAGTTCGGTCGAGGCCAATCCAGTCGCTAGAGAAAAACTCGCGATATCTAGCTCCACCTGTGCCATCAGGCCACCGTCCAGGAGCTGGCAAATTGCGAAATAATCATCAATTCCGCGAGCAATTGCATCGGGTTCGAGCTCGGCTACCAACTCTTGCAACACGAGGGTATCGAGTTGAGTGTGCTGGGCTTCTTCTAGCCAATGGTGCCTGAGCAAATTACAAAATTGGGCATCGAGATCTTCCGTTCGATTGCCGCGAATACTCTCTATATAGTGACGCTGTGTCATCCATTCGATATGAAGCGTGGCCAGTGCTACCCCCAACGGACTGTGTTGTAACACTGCAGCGGCTATCTCTTCAGGCGGCCCGATGCACTCGCACTCACTGCCAAATCCGCGAGCGAACTCTTCAGCAAAACAGCGAAATAGGCGAATATGCTTGCTTTCTTCTTCGGCAAAGTGTAGCAAAGCTTGGGTAGCAAAGATATTGTGATAGCCAGCATTTTGAATGTGTTGGAGCACAAACGGGAGGATAAATTCTTCCACTACTCCAAACAAATACAGGTAGCTATTGCCGCGAATCTGGTTGAGAATCCGTTTTTCGCGATCGCCGAGACTGGCGATCGCCCCCACCCCCGCTAATGCATCGGGGAGAAACGATTTGCTGAAATCCAGTTGCTTGCCATTGCCAATCAAGTCCTCAACCTGCCAGTTTGCCCTTTGAGATGCCTTGAAAGCAGATTCGTATGAATAATCAATTGATGCCGCCATTGGTAAAACTTCTCCTGAATGTCACTCGATCGGTCTGAAGCAAAGAAGCCAACTTCAGCCTCACCTTTACAGTTCGGATGAAATACCCCAACCCCAAGACCTGCCAGTCTAATGGAGCAAGGCTAATCAATCAACAACCGGACAAAACCCTCGGATGCTGCACGAGTATCTAGATGAATGCGTATAGGCCGTGTCCAGTTTGGGGCGGAGCCATCTCAACGGAGGCCCCTAGGCCAACAGTTGTTGAACCACCACTTCCACTTGAGCTGTAACCAACTCGTCGTGCTTCAGCCAAGCATAGTTAGCCATTTCACTTATCACAATGCAGTAGGAAACAATTTCTGCTGCTGCATTGCGAATTTTTGCTGGATCGATGTCTGGCGAAATCCGCGACAGCAGTTGGCCGAGCTCGGTCTGTTCTTCACTCAGGCGACTGAGTAGAGACGAACGATCGGTATCCATAAACCGGAGCGCATAATTTGCGATCTCTGCGATCGCTGCAACAGAACTTTCAGGTGGTAAAACAGTTTGGGTCATCATGACAAGTCCCTCATTAGTCATCATTTGCTTAAGGCTCGTTTGGCGTTCAGTCAATGCTATTTCGGCTCGTTCGGCGCTCGCTAAGCTCTGACAAAACCGTTAAGATATCGGACTCTCGCTCATTGGTTTCAGTGGCGATCGCGCTCGAGACATCTGTAGAGGCAACCGCAATCCCTTCAGTTCTGGGCTGGGCATAGTAGGCCCTTTCGATACGGTTGCGACTGGTGCCTCGCGCCTCAAGCTGGCCCAGCCGTTGCAGGATTGCCGGTCGAGCGGAGACTGGTGTAGCAGCAAGTACGGTCAGGACTCCAATAGCCGCTGTAAATCTTGCGTAATTGAAATTTGCAATCATGGGTCTGACTCCTTTTAGGTAATTCGAGAATGGATTTGTCGAACAATATTATTGTCTGTAATTCATTCTTTTTAGACAAGACAAAAAGCTGCCATAAAGCGCACTTGAATAGCCATGCGAAAGCAATGTGAGGTTTAGAGAATAAGCACCTTCTTAATTGTGATATAAATGCCATTTTGGCGGCAACAAATAAAGGTCAAGCCTGAAACATATTTCGAATGCTTTGAATCAAAAAAGTCCCCTAATAGGGGACGGAGAGAGAACAATAAAATCTATGGATAAAATATTACTTCTATAGAGTTCACAGTCATTGAAGTTTACTGCATTGCTATCCCGCTATGAATAAGCTGTAGTCTCAGTAGGATTGAGGATTTTGAACTGCTGGGTATACCCAGCACACTTTTCAGAGGCCCGCCACCCGGATCGAAATAGAAAGGCTGGAAAAGAGGCAGCACATTGACTATCGGCTAGAGGAGCCATAAGGAATTCAGGTAAGAAGTCTATTCAACCACCAACTTAGAATTGAGCTGAATCGCATTGGCAATGTTGTAAAAGTTGGGCGACGTTTTTTGAACAAACCGGTGAATGTCTGCAAATTGCTCTGGAGTACCATCCCCTTGAATTCGCACCGTATAAGAAATCGTGTCGTAGCCCGGAATCACATTGGGGTCGATCGCCAGGAAACCTCTTAAGTCAATATCGCCCTCCGTTTCAATTTCCAGCTTCTCCAACTGGATGCCATTGAGGGCGCAGGCAGCCACGTAACCCACCATCATGCAGGCATTGAGGGCTCCCATTAAATACTCTTGCGGATTGGGAAACTGGTTTGTGCCGCACAGTTCGGTCGGTTCGTCTGTACGGAACTGAAACTCGCGCTCGATCTCCTGGCCGCCGAGAACGTAAGAGCGCACCTTCGTTTCACTGCGAGTTTGCCCCTGCCACGAACTGGTGACGCGGAATTTTGTCATCCCCGAGGCCGGATCGGCTTTAATGGCCTCGATCGTTTCCCCGAGATAGTCGAGGTCAATCCCGTTTAACTTGCCAGTTGCCTTGAGTACTGCGCCTGCCATAATGCCATTTGCTCCTGCGAAAAAACCAACCAGTTGGTATGAATACCATCTGGTCTGTATTCTAGCGATGGCAATCTTGTATCGTCAACTACAGAAATACCTGCACTGGCAATCCTCAGAGACTCTTAGAAAGGCTGCAGCACAATGGCCTCAGCTCCAGGAAGCCAATCTCGAAAGGTTACAATGTTTAACAAACTGGTTTGTATCTTATTTGTGGGTGAAAGACTCTGATGGCAAGTAGAGGACAAGAGACCAAAGAACTGATTTTGGCCAATACAGAAGCTCTTGTGCTCGAACGAGGCTTTGCAGGCACATCGATCGACGAGATCCTCAAACTGACGGGTCTGACGAAGGGAGCCTTCTTTTACCACTTCAAGAGCAAGGCCGCTCTGGCCCGCGCCCTGGTCGAGCGTTATTGGCAGCAGGACTATGCGATGTTGGAGGAATTCTCTCGGCGGGCGGACGAGCTGAGTGAGGACCCGCTGCAGTCGATGCTGATTTTCCTCAAGTTGTTTGAAGAGTTTATTGAGGGTCTGGAGGAACCGCCTGCGGGCTGCGTGTTTGCGTCCTACGTGTACGAGTTCTATCAGTTTGATGATGGCATTAAGCAATTCATTGCAGATGGATTTAAGCAGTGGGGGAAGATGTACCAGCAGCGCATTGAGAAAATTGCGGCGAAGTATCCGCCCAAAATCGCGATCGATGCGGGCGAGTTAGCGGAAACGCTCATGTGCATCATCGAAGGGGGATTTATTTTGTCGAAGTCACTGTGCGACACCTCGCTGACTGCGCGAACGGTGCGGCAATTTCGCCGTCACCTCCAGCTCGTGTTCGAGCCTTAGATGGTAGGTGTAGTAGGGAGCGCAAACCAGTGACGCGCGATCGAGGGCAGCGGGATGGCAAAACCGACGGTTTTTATTGATGGCGAAGCCGGCACGACGGGATTGCAGATTCGCGATCGCCTCTCCACTCGCACCGACTTAGAACTGGTCAGCATCGATCCCGGCCAGCGCAAAGATTCCCAAACGCGATCGCAGTTGCTCAATGCTGTCGATGTGGCGATTCTCTGCCTGCCGGACGATGCGGCTCGCGAAGCGGTGAGCTGGATAAATAATCCTGCTGTCAAAATCCTCGATGCCAGTACTGCTCACCGCACTGCCCCCGACTGGGTTTATGGCTTCCCCGAATTGGAACCTGGAAGGCGCGATCGCATTGCTGCTGCTCGACGGGTGAGCAATCCCGGCTGCTATCCCACGGGCTTTCTCGCCTGCATTCGACCTCTCGTCAGCGCGGGGCTGATTCCCAAACACTATCCCGTTACTGTGAATGCGGTCTCTGGCTATTCGGGAGGGGGGCGCAAGCTAATTGACAGCTACCGGGCTGCCCGCAACGAACGGGCGGAAGGCTATCCCTACGGCATTTACGGTGTGGACTTGGGGCACAAACACGTCTCCGAAATGCAGCTCTACGCAGGCTTGGAGCATCCCCCGCTCTTTATCCCGTCAGTCAGCAATGTAGAGCAGGGAATGTTGGTGCAAATTCCCCTGCCGCTGTGGACTTTGGAGTACCCCCCCAGTGGAGCGGAGTTGCAAGCTGCATTAGCTGATTACTATCGCGACGAGCCTTTTGTAGAAGTAGCTCCTTTGGGGGATGTGGAGGCTTTGCGGGAAGGCAAATTTTTGGATATCGATGCGGTGAACGGGACCAACTGCGTTCAGGTGTTTGTGTTTGCGAGTGACGAGCGGGGGGAAGCGCTGTTGGTGGCGCGCTTGGATAATTTGGGCAAGGGAGCCTCAGGGGCTGCGGTTCAAAATCTCAACTTGATGCTGGGGCTGCCCGAGCAGTCCGAGATTTTACAAGTGGTCTCGGAGAACGGCAGCCGTAGCCCGACCGGTACTCTCCCAACTAAATTGAGCCGCTCTGGATAAGCCCGCTTGTCGCAGTTGAGCCCGCAATTGCCCATTGTCAGCCACCTCCTGCATGGATCGAGCCAAACTATCGATGTTGTAAGGATCGACCAGCAGAGCGGCATCCCCCGCCACCTCCGGCAACGAAGCGAGATTGGATGCGATCGCGGGCGTACCGCAGGCCATTGCCTCCAACAGGGGCAAGCCAAATCCTTCCCACAAACTCGGAAACACCAGGGCCAGCGCCTGATTGTATAGAGCGGGCAGCTCCTCCTCGGGAACGTAGTCGAGAAAGCGAAGTTGAGGGGCGATCTCTAGTTCTGTCGCCAACTGTTTGAGCTGAGGGGTATAGCGGGGATCGGAGGGGCCAGCCAGCCAAAATTCCAGTTGGCGGCGATGGGGTATTTGGGCGAAAGCCTGCAGAGCTCTCTGCAGGTTTTTGTGGGGATCGTGGCGACCCACATACAAAAAATAGGGTTGTTGGGGCAGATCGAGGGGACGAAAGCGATCGCGATCGAAGGCTAGCGGAATGGCTGTGACTTGGCGAGCGGGCACCCCAAACCACTTCACCACATCCCGAGCGGTTGCCTCGGAGTTGCAGAGAACGTGTTCTGCTCGGGCAGCGACCTGAGGAATGTAATAGCGAAAGTAGGGCAGCAGGGGAGAGCAGCGGCGGGGAAAGCGGAGGGGAATCAGGTCGTGTACCGTCACCACCGAGCGGCAGCGGCTCCATAATGGCGATTCCGGCACGGGAGAAAACAATAAGCTGGCGCGGCATTGCCGATAAATGCGAGGTAATTGAAATTGCGTCCACCACAACCGCCGTAGGTGACCTGCTGTACCGAAGGCAGGGCTGAGATTGGCAGGAATGGGATAGCGATCGCCAGTTGTTAGCGATCGCGCACTCAAAAAAGTTGGATCGAAATCGCTCAGGTAAGGGGCAATGTTGGCCGCATAGACACTAATTCCAGTGGGCTTATCGAGCAAAACCGACAGATTGACGAGGAGAGAACGAGTGTGATTCAAGAGCGGAATCTCAGAAGGGGGCGTTACCGCCCTCAAGGGTAGCAAGAGAGAGACAGGCGGCAAGGATTGCCATTCTCCACTCGCGGGGTAAAGCAGGCATCGCACTCGGCGAGGGGACCGCACCAGAGTAGACTAAGCTTGACGAGTCTCTTTGCCGCCATTTATGAGCGATACGCTGCTTTTGCGCGACGAACGAAACCAAGTTCTGGAGTGTGAGATCCTCAAACAGGTCCAACTGGACGGAGAATCCTATGCTCTGTTGATGCCCGTACACCAGCCTATACAGGTGCTGGCTTGGGAGGAAGATGTGCCCGAGAGCCATGCCTCCCGCACGAGTGCTCGGCCAGGGGAGGATGAGGACGAGGGTGGCTTAGTTGACTTGGACCCAGAAGAACTGAAGGCAGTCTTGCCAACTGCACAGGCGGTCTTGGAGGAACTCAATCTCAAGCTGATCGAGAGTGCCTATACCTTGACGGTCAAGGGCGATTTGCCCGAACCGATTGAAGAAACGGCGATTGAAATTGCCGATGATGCGGACGAGGTGGAGGAATATCAACTATTGAGCACGTTTTTCCACGACCAGCGCCAATTCGGCATTTTTGCTCCCCTCGACCCACTCCTGTTCTTTGCCGTGCAACCCCCCGACAAAGAAGCCTACCTGCTCTCCCCCAATGCGCCTGAAGAGCTATTTGCCCGCTTGCAAGATCGACTGCTCGATCTGGCCGAATAATCTCGACGATCGGTCTTGTCTGTCAACTCGCTCTAATTCTCGGAGTCCCGACGAGCGGCGATCGCCAGCCGTACATCCTCCACCTTGCGCAGTTCGTTCATCACCTGTACCACATTGCCGTGGGTCAGGGCCAAGTCAGCATTGAGCACGATCAAACGATTGGCATCCTCCTCCGGTTGCGCCTCTAGAATGCCCTCGATCGTAGGCACTAACGCTTCTAAGCTGACCACTTCTCGGTTGACGGCAATCTCGTTATCGTCCGTCACACTTACGTTTACGGCAGGCTG is from Synechococcus sp. PCC 7336 and encodes:
- a CDS encoding OsmC family protein, with the protein product MAGAVLKATGKLNGIDLDYLGETIEAIKADPASGMTKFRVTSSWQGQTRSETKVRSYVLGGQEIEREFQFRTDEPTELCGTNQFPNPQEYLMGALNACMMVGYVAACALNGIQLEKLEIETEGDIDLRGFLAIDPNVIPGYDTISYTVRIQGDGTPEQFADIHRFVQKTSPNFYNIANAIQLNSKLVVE
- a CDS encoding Gldg family protein, which codes for MKWFGTSLGLVGGGAIAAGIFLGLAGWPWHAPLVAVPTLAGLVLVLIWVLTHLSQLRALVGLRSTQSNLNVFVSVIAVAVILGAINLLAARYSVQFDLTEARLFSLAPQTETVVRELSQPIQISVVSDMPSANLRRRLEQYRRLNPDRVQIEFVNPRSNPIRTEQLQVSANNTIVVTAGDRQQQFPQPNPLSLEVSLTPILLQLTSEGDRTIYFVQGHGELPLEVSGNRPAMSQAIEALDAEGFETEPLNLIASATVPADAAAVVVAAPQQAWLPAEVERLQAYLKEGGRLLLMVNPFSDPQLDSLLQDWGIELANDVLVEASPVSQVFGAGPTVALVTRYGDHPITTPLVDGGLVTFFPFARSLSAVEGIEATPLLSTSDESWGESDLDNPQLQFDPENGDRLGPLTLGLAIVRPVIEDIAEDPAEAASQPEVPEGSAAAREEAPAREARLVAIGNAGFVSDGAIAQLGNRDLFLNTINWLADRNAAITIRPKSPTNRRFNLTITDLQWLRLFSAIVLPAFALSMAGYLWWQRR
- a CDS encoding ABC transporter ATP-binding protein — translated: MDAPTIAVEHLTKEYGDFTAIRDLNFTVASGEILGFLGPNGAGKTTSMRILAGYLPATSGTARIAGYDVSEQSMDVRQRIGYLPETPPLYIDMTVESYLNFVAEIKGVSAGDRPQSVDRAIDRCNLAEKRHSLIRKLSKGFKQRVGIAQALVHDPPVIILDEPTAGLDPKQIIDVRNLIKSLAGEHTIILSTHILPEVSMTCDRVAIIDRGRVVATGTPTELTEQLQEQQQLHLTVAGDRDTLTATLAAFPELQIASLDAIPAADNRWSLTLQHPPAGDRWIARVAAALVGANLELYEMRQSQASLEDIFLHLTTQEPTADPISVPTAA
- a CDS encoding DUF4340 domain-containing protein; translated protein: MKRSTTILAIVAFACAAAVAIVELGPRRAQQIQQDNRRRLLATTPEAISRLSLLVDGEAVELERLGDTAWQILQPISSPAETVTVQSLLETLTSATAEPIDADPADLTPFGLDRPQQIFTLALPEGVLTNIAIGSETFDSSGLYARVDEGPIRILDRTVETQLTPSLFALRDKTLAAWPVEDLVALSIRNSNTEIALARQASAWTIEAPQRLDPDGDALAELFNQLRFVQASSFVSETKTNLANYGLDAPAIELIARFTNGGTQTLSLGIATNSAAPSIFATSTTTEAIATLPRDTVDRLPTSLLELRDKSLGPISVAPIGQMTIEAADPTLRRTLTPSNNPEALFDDWVLSDQPDRAISAENLLTPLIDARAIDFVPPDDLDATAALSNPSIALTFQPIEEIGNAPLVLEFALQGDRLYVRSSARSDILLLDPAFYDLLAAALGTLKPLSSDRDAPLGHLSSIALMALTPAPLPSLEEEVRGWGPDANGTE
- a CDS encoding TetR/AcrR family transcriptional regulator, with translation MASRGQETKELILANTEALVLERGFAGTSIDEILKLTGLTKGAFFYHFKSKAALARALVERYWQQDYAMLEEFSRRADELSEDPLQSMLIFLKLFEEFIEGLEEPPAGCVFASYVYEFYQFDDGIKQFIADGFKQWGKMYQQRIEKIAAKYPPKIAIDAGELAETLMCIIEGGFILSKSLCDTSLTARTVRQFRRHLQLVFEP
- a CDS encoding ABC transporter permease; protein product: MRNTLAILRKELRGYFGSPTAYIVTAAFWVLAGFFFTQILADILNASSQADFFAAQLGRGQGFDAGTQFLQRFLGAIVLLFLFVLPMLTMGLYAEERRRGTMELLATSPLTNLSVAIGKWLASLLWCVTMLLPFFVLEVLALSSAEPGMNFALLAAAHVGLLMMASAILALGLFVSSLTDNTLIAAVGTFSMVLLLWVIDALAGNRTGAIASGLRHLSLLRHYESWLQGIVTSDSLVVFAGLTVFGLFLTVQSVEALRWQTR